A genome region from Hymenobacter tibetensis includes the following:
- the pta gene encoding phosphate acetyltransferase produces MTKTVFIASAEPHSGKSLIALGLVDMLLGKAQKIGYFKPIINAPASEKKDVHIETVLSYFNLPIAYDETYAYTRPQAMRLMEADRQGDIIDNVIHKFKTQEDRYDFTVVEGSDFVGEGTAFEFDANMSIAKNLGAPVIMVISGGSKTTAQLVNTALTVWRNVEAREVQMLALVANKISPDQVDDVRSLLRAQLPEEIILAVVPADKDLQNPSMKEIKEQLGGKLLFGEQHLTNQVDHFITGAMQVPNFLTRIAENVLIVTPGDRADILLIALQANASANYPRVAGLVLTGGLEPDAPILRLIEGLQTVVPVLAVQTGTFLTTTTIGAIQSRITADNPKKIRLAIDTFNRYIDVTALQERIVTFEPEGITPHMFQYRLLQWAKSQRKHIVLPEGDDDRILRAAARLLSEDVVDLTILGDPAAIAASVKRLGLNLDLSRVQLIDPAHAENYNNYVETLYELRKTKNVNYDMARDMMRDVSYFGSMMVYKGHADGMVSGAVHTTQHTIRPALQFIKTKPGVSVVSSVFFMCLPDRVAVFGDCAVNPNPTAEQLAEIAVSSAESSRRFGIEPRVAMLSYSSGTSGEGADVEKVRQATQLVKQRHPELKVEGPIQYDAAVDPMVGRQKLPGSEVAGQASVLIFPDLNTGNNTYKAVQRETGALAIGPVLQGLNKPVNDLSRGCTVEDVYNTVIITAIQAQG; encoded by the coding sequence ATGACCAAGACCGTCTTTATTGCATCAGCTGAACCACACAGCGGCAAGTCGTTGATTGCGTTAGGCTTAGTGGATATGTTGCTAGGCAAGGCGCAGAAAATCGGTTACTTCAAGCCCATCATCAATGCGCCAGCTTCCGAGAAGAAGGATGTGCACATCGAAACGGTGTTGAGCTATTTCAACCTGCCCATTGCCTACGACGAAACCTACGCCTACACGCGCCCCCAAGCCATGCGCCTGATGGAAGCCGACCGGCAAGGCGATATTATCGACAACGTTATCCACAAGTTTAAAACCCAGGAAGACCGCTACGACTTCACGGTAGTAGAGGGCAGCGACTTTGTAGGCGAAGGCACGGCGTTCGAGTTCGATGCCAACATGTCGATTGCCAAGAACTTGGGTGCACCGGTTATCATGGTGATATCGGGGGGCAGCAAAACCACTGCCCAACTGGTGAACACGGCCCTGACGGTGTGGCGCAACGTGGAAGCCCGGGAAGTGCAAATGCTGGCGTTGGTAGCCAACAAAATCAGCCCCGACCAGGTGGACGACGTCCGCAGCTTGCTACGGGCCCAGCTGCCAGAAGAAATTATTTTGGCGGTGGTGCCGGCCGATAAAGACCTGCAAAACCCTTCGATGAAGGAAATCAAAGAGCAGCTTGGGGGCAAGCTGCTGTTCGGGGAGCAGCACCTCACCAATCAAGTCGACCACTTTATTACGGGTGCTATGCAAGTGCCCAACTTCCTGACCCGTATTGCCGAGAACGTACTGATCGTAACGCCCGGCGACCGAGCCGATATTCTGCTCATTGCGCTGCAAGCTAACGCCTCGGCCAACTACCCGCGAGTGGCTGGGCTGGTGCTCACGGGTGGCTTGGAACCCGATGCACCTATTTTGCGGCTCATCGAGGGCTTGCAAACGGTGGTGCCTGTCCTGGCGGTGCAAACCGGTACTTTCCTCACCACCACCACTATCGGGGCTATTCAGTCGCGCATCACAGCCGACAACCCCAAGAAGATTCGGCTGGCCATCGACACGTTCAATCGGTACATTGACGTAACGGCTCTGCAAGAGCGCATAGTAACTTTTGAGCCGGAGGGTATTACGCCCCACATGTTTCAGTACCGTTTGCTGCAATGGGCCAAAAGCCAGCGCAAGCATATCGTGCTGCCCGAAGGCGACGACGACCGAATTCTGCGAGCTGCGGCCCGCCTGCTCAGCGAAGATGTAGTGGACCTAACCATCTTAGGCGACCCTGCTGCTATTGCGGCCTCCGTAAAGCGCCTCGGCCTGAACCTGGACTTAAGCCGTGTACAGCTCATCGACCCAGCCCACGCCGAGAACTACAACAACTACGTGGAGACGCTCTACGAGCTGCGCAAAACCAAGAACGTGAACTATGATATGGCCCGCGACATGATGCGCGACGTGTCGTATTTCGGGAGTATGATGGTGTACAAGGGCCACGCCGATGGTATGGTATCAGGAGCGGTGCATACCACGCAGCACACCATCCGGCCGGCCTTGCAGTTCATCAAAACCAAGCCGGGCGTGTCGGTGGTGTCGTCGGTGTTCTTTATGTGCTTGCCCGACCGGGTGGCGGTGTTCGGCGACTGTGCCGTGAACCCCAACCCAACGGCCGAGCAGCTAGCTGAAATTGCGGTGTCGTCGGCGGAGAGTAGCCGGCGGTTTGGTATCGAACCGCGGGTGGCTATGCTCTCGTATTCGTCGGGCACCTCGGGCGAGGGGGCAGATGTAGAGAAGGTTCGGCAGGCCACGCAGCTTGTGAAGCAACGTCATCCCGAGCTGAAAGTGGAAGGGCCTATTCAATACGATGCCGCCGTGGACCCCATGGTGGGTCGGCAGAAGCTGCCGGGTTCGGAAGTGGCCGGCCAAGCCAGCGTGCTCATCTTCCCCGACCTGAACACCGGCAACAACACCTACAAAGCCGTGCAGCGCGAAACTGGGGCCCTGGCCATTGGGCCGGTGCTACAGGGCCTCAACAAGCCCGTCAACGACCTGAGCCGCGGCTGCACCGTGGAGGACGTGTACAACACGGTGATTATCACGGCTATTCAGGCGCAGGGGTAA
- a CDS encoding BlaI/MecI/CopY family transcriptional regulator encodes MERLTQPEEEAMQVLWQLNGGFIKAVLERLSEPKPPYTTLASTIRNLERKSYLRSEKFGNTYRFTPAIAAEEYRKQSMHSFVGSYFRNSYKDLVSFFAQEQNISADDLKEILDMIENQKPKP; translated from the coding sequence ATGGAACGACTGACCCAGCCCGAAGAAGAAGCCATGCAAGTACTATGGCAACTTAATGGGGGCTTTATCAAGGCTGTGCTGGAGCGATTGTCCGAACCCAAGCCTCCTTACACCACTCTGGCTTCTACCATCCGCAACCTAGAGCGCAAAAGCTACCTCCGCAGCGAGAAGTTCGGCAACACTTACCGCTTCACGCCCGCCATTGCCGCCGAAGAGTACCGCAAGCAGTCTATGCACTCTTTCGTGGGCAGCTATTTCCGAAACTCCTATAAGGACTTGGTTTCGTTTTTCGCGCAGGAGCAGAATATCAGCGCCGACGATTTAAAGGAAATCCTCGACATGATTGAAAACCAAAAGCCCAAGCCATGA
- a CDS encoding M56 family metallopeptidase produces the protein MIPELLVYLLKVNGALLLFVAVYYTLLRQLTFHTLNRWYLVGAILFSALYPLVDIEELWMQPAVFDNELLVWRSSWTTTQAANSPTVDYASWLLALYWVGVALASGRLLLQGISLYRLHHVSHPDTSGLAFRHVPRAVTPFSFWQNIYVNPEQHSATELQAILLHEQVHVRQWHTLDVLLGQVQRVFCWFNPAAWLLQRAMQENLEFIADRAVLQTGHLDSRAYQYSLVRLSTLAQGPALVTPFTFHPLKSRIKMMNSQKTPLLQVARYFLAAPLAAALLLGSCTQAEKELAVQPSTTAAQHTLDNALYFVDGVQSTKEAVEQLTQDPNAVATMNVLKGEQATSQFGKAAAAGVIVITTKANENSAAVVAFNKQFSPTMNTADALILIDGKEANEATLKQLPASSIKEMKVLRGAAAEQQYGARARNGVILVTTGAAGLGKLNQLYDHNGVIGITNKKC, from the coding sequence ATGATACCGGAACTGCTTGTGTATTTGCTGAAGGTAAACGGAGCATTGTTGCTTTTCGTGGCCGTGTACTACACACTGCTGCGCCAGCTCACCTTCCATACCCTGAACCGCTGGTACTTGGTAGGCGCCATCCTGTTTTCGGCGTTGTATCCGCTGGTAGATATAGAGGAGTTGTGGATGCAGCCAGCAGTTTTCGACAATGAGTTACTTGTGTGGCGCTCATCATGGACCACCACGCAGGCAGCAAATTCACCTACAGTTGATTATGCCAGCTGGCTTCTGGCGCTGTATTGGGTTGGCGTAGCGCTAGCAAGTGGCCGGCTACTATTGCAAGGCATATCCTTATACCGGCTGCACCACGTGTCGCATCCCGATACTAGTGGCCTAGCATTCCGGCACGTACCACGTGCTGTTACGCCGTTTTCGTTCTGGCAGAACATCTATGTGAACCCGGAACAACACAGCGCTACCGAGTTGCAGGCTATTCTGCTGCATGAGCAGGTGCACGTACGGCAGTGGCACACGCTCGATGTGCTGCTCGGCCAAGTACAGCGCGTATTCTGCTGGTTCAATCCGGCGGCTTGGCTGTTGCAGCGCGCCATGCAGGAAAACCTGGAATTCATTGCCGATCGAGCAGTCCTTCAGACTGGCCACTTAGATAGTAGAGCGTATCAGTACAGCTTGGTGCGGCTCAGCACCCTGGCGCAGGGCCCGGCGCTTGTCACTCCGTTCACATTTCACCCACTCAAAAGCCGCATCAAGATGATGAACAGCCAGAAAACACCCCTACTACAAGTTGCCCGGTATTTCCTTGCGGCCCCATTAGCCGCGGCCTTACTACTAGGCAGCTGCACCCAGGCCGAGAAAGAGCTAGCCGTGCAGCCCAGCACCACTGCAGCACAGCACACCCTAGACAATGCGCTCTATTTTGTTGATGGTGTACAATCCACGAAAGAAGCTGTTGAGCAGCTCACGCAAGACCCGAACGCCGTTGCCACTATGAATGTGCTCAAAGGCGAGCAAGCTACTAGTCAATTTGGCAAAGCTGCCGCTGCTGGCGTCATTGTTATTACCACCAAAGCCAACGAGAATTCAGCGGCCGTAGTGGCGTTCAACAAGCAATTTAGCCCGACCATGAACACCGCCGACGCCTTAATTCTTATCGACGGCAAGGAGGCTAATGAGGCGACACTGAAGCAACTCCCTGCATCTAGCATCAAGGAAATGAAGGTCCTGAGAGGAGCGGCAGCAGAGCAGCAATACGGCGCTCGAGCCCGCAATGGTGTGATACTAGTTACCACCGGCGCGGCAGGGTTGGGCAAACTCAACCAACTGTATGACCACAACGGCGTGATAGGTATCACAAATAAAAAATGCTAA
- a CDS encoding creatininase family protein: protein MAPRPYILAETNWQEVKNTNFEVVVLPWGATEAHNYHLPYATDNFQCDYVAAEAARVAWEQGAKVVVLPTIPFGVNTGQLDITLDMNLNPSTQLAILRDLVQVLARQGIPKLVVLNGHGGNDFRQILRELQAEFPTVFLCTLNWFKAADRTRFFEAPGDHADELETSAMLHIAPELVRPLLEAGDGAARQFRIKALREWAWAQREWSKVTADTGVGNPAAATAEKGEAFLAAVCTNIGQFLTELAATDTQDLYE, encoded by the coding sequence ATGGCACCACGCCCCTATATATTAGCTGAAACCAACTGGCAGGAGGTCAAGAACACAAACTTCGAAGTGGTGGTGCTACCCTGGGGAGCCACGGAGGCCCACAACTACCATCTGCCTTATGCCACCGACAACTTCCAGTGCGACTATGTGGCAGCGGAAGCGGCCCGAGTGGCGTGGGAGCAAGGAGCCAAAGTAGTGGTGCTGCCTACCATACCTTTCGGGGTAAACACTGGCCAGCTGGATATCACGCTCGATATGAACCTGAACCCGAGCACGCAACTAGCCATTTTGCGTGACTTAGTGCAAGTGCTGGCGCGCCAAGGTATTCCGAAGCTGGTGGTGCTGAACGGACACGGTGGCAACGACTTCCGGCAAATACTGCGGGAATTGCAGGCAGAGTTTCCAACGGTATTTCTTTGCACGCTCAACTGGTTTAAAGCAGCCGACCGAACCCGATTTTTTGAAGCTCCCGGCGACCATGCTGACGAGCTGGAAACCAGCGCCATGCTGCACATAGCGCCAGAACTGGTGCGGCCCCTACTGGAAGCTGGGGACGGGGCTGCCCGACAGTTTCGGATCAAGGCGCTCCGGGAATGGGCGTGGGCGCAGCGTGAGTGGAGCAAAGTAACGGCCGACACCGGCGTGGGCAACCCAGCGGCGGCCACCGCTGAAAAAGGTGAGGCTTTTCTGGCGGCCGTATGTACGAATATTGGGCAGTTTCTGACGGAGCTGGCTGCCACCGACACCCAGGATTTGTACGAGTAA
- a CDS encoding HAD family hydrolase, whose translation MTPRFDSVIFDLDGTLWNATESVTKGFQAAKNSVSYIEQDITLADVQAVTGQPYEAVYEKLFPSLPVEKRQEFKALCAQHELGGVEQYGGTLYPELESTLRYLQEQGYRLFIVSNCQRGYIEAFFQHSQLESYFEGHQCFGTKNLPKFQNILEVIEQYQLQAPVYVGDTRSDFEASQKSGIPFIFATYGFGEVPAEEAAMRIDSFTDLRQLL comes from the coding sequence ATGACGCCACGCTTTGACAGTGTGATTTTCGACCTCGACGGCACCCTTTGGAATGCAACAGAGTCGGTTACGAAAGGCTTTCAGGCCGCTAAAAATAGCGTTAGCTATATCGAACAAGACATCACGCTGGCTGATGTGCAAGCCGTAACCGGACAACCTTACGAAGCGGTGTACGAAAAGCTGTTTCCGTCATTGCCAGTGGAAAAGCGCCAGGAATTCAAAGCGTTGTGCGCTCAGCACGAGTTAGGTGGCGTGGAGCAATACGGCGGAACGCTATACCCGGAGCTTGAGAGCACCCTGCGCTACTTGCAGGAGCAAGGGTACCGGCTGTTTATTGTAAGCAACTGCCAACGCGGCTACATAGAGGCGTTTTTTCAGCATAGTCAGTTGGAGTCGTACTTCGAAGGACATCAATGCTTCGGAACCAAGAACCTACCTAAGTTTCAGAACATCTTGGAGGTTATCGAGCAGTACCAGCTTCAGGCGCCAGTATATGTTGGAGACACGCGCAGCGACTTTGAAGCCAGCCAGAAAAGTGGTATTCCGTTTATTTTCGCCACGTACGGCTTCGGTGAGGTACCAGCTGAGGAGGCCGCCATGCGCATAGATTCCTTCACCGACTTGCGCCAATTGCTGTAG